In Setaria italica strain Yugu1 chromosome I, Setaria_italica_v2.0, whole genome shotgun sequence, the genomic window CAAACAGGAACGTGGTCACTGTGCAACTGCAAGTAAAACTGGAAGCTAGGTTACCAAACAAACATTCAAACTTGACATTACCAACAACACCATAAAAAACAATCAAATCGAAGCAATCAAGCAAACAGAAATACGTGTACTAAAAAGTACAAGCAATTTTGAAGGCAAATCGAAGACAATTTGACTGACCTGAAGACATCGTTGCCATCGAGCATGAACACCTCAGTAATCCTTCCATCATCCGCAGATAAAGCTGCAACAGGTCCAagccgcctcctctccccttcctcccaCATGTTTCCGATCTCCCTCCACTTCCCGCTCCAGAGCCCGAGCGCCACCGCGTTCCGGCAGTACACGTCATTTGGCACCACTCCCGCGAGTGTGGTGTACCCGTCGTAGCCGCCCATCACCCAGAACTCATCCTCACCGCCGTCCCCAGCACCGTGAGCCACGAACCCCACGCACCCAGCCCGATCACGGGGCATCGAGGCGGCAACGCGCCACGAGCGCGCGGTGGCGTCATACCACTCGGTGCTGTCGGTGCGGCTGCCGTTGGAGGGAAACGTGGGGTGTCGGGAGCCGCCACCGGCGACGATGACCCCGTCGCCACTGGGCGCGGGGGCACAGGCGAAGCTCCCGCGCGGGACTTGCATGTCGGGGAGGCGCTCCCAGTAGTGTCGGGAGTGGGCGAGGTCGAGCCGGTatgcggcggcggatggggagGGGTGCCCCAGGGGGTAGCTGCGGGCGTCGAAGCACGACCCGCCGAGGACGTAGAggtggcggccgacggcgagagCCGCGAAGTTGGCGAGGCCGTAGAGCTGCGGGGAGCAGGGGAGCGGCGGGAGGGGCCACcaggcggtgggggcggcggggtcgagCAGGATCGGCGAGGCGAGGGAGGGGTCGGTGGGgaagaggcagaggaggtgccggcgagggaggcggaggctgcGGCGGAGCGGGAGCAGCGAGGCCGCGGAGAGGAGCAGGCGCCACGCGCGGGAGGTGGCGCGGAGGCGGGACTGGTCGGGGAAAGTGAGCAGGCAGAGGATGACGGCCGCGACGTCGTCCGGGAGCCCCGGGATcagcgatgccgccgccgccgccgccgccgaaccccTACGCAGAGCTAGGGTACcggcgacgcggccggcgccggaggaggaggacgacgaggccattCCGGTCGGCCCTCGTCAGGATTGATGACTCGAGAAGGGGTCCGGAATTAAACCAAACCGACAAAAGTAAAGTGGGGAAGAAATGAGCCTTGCGCTGCGTGTGTCCGCAACAATACAACATCGCGAGTTCGCGACAGGGGATGCTAACCTTCGTACCTGTCACCGCCATGTGGGCCATTGCACGCACCGACTTAGATGGCTCACGTGTCAGTGAAAAATTACATAGCCATTGAATCGATGACAGGGACAGCCGATTGGATATGGCGATATGCAAAAGTTTCTCTGACATGAGGGCCAGGTTGTCGTGACGTCCCGTGAAGGTGGGACCACGGAACACGGACTCGGCCACTCGGGAGGCCTGCTTGGCTGCTTCTGTGGTCGTGACCTGGCGCTGGCGGGAGCCGCGGGAGAGGCTATGATGGCGGATGTCGTGACCGTCAACGGAACGGATAATACTCAAAATCTGTGGCGAGGATGGGAAGTTTAGGTTCCCCTGAGGTGCGGGGTACGCGGAATCCCTGTTGAGCCCACCTTTGGACCCGATTCTGTTCTGTATGACTGTACCTCTGATTGCGGGGCTCAGGCGGGGGCGGAATGCCGATGTTTTGCATGCAAAAAATTTCTTCAGATGTGCAGCAAGTTTAGCTCCTGGTGAAGTATGTTTCTACAGCCTtttacaaaatggaaaaaacatTGTAGTTGACCGAATAGCCATTTTCTACCATTAATAGTCAGAAGGGACCCTAAACATCGAGAAACATTACCTCATCTGCGAGAATTTTACTTCATCCGCAAGGGTTTTGCTAGTCACAGCATCAGTGGCAGTGCGCAGCACAAATTACAAACGTAGAAACAACACTTACAGCAAATAACACCCAATATAGTAGTGCATGCGGCAACCGGGGTGCAGCAATCAAAATGGTTATTAATTTAGTTACTCCAGTTTCCTGAAATAAATGAAGTGAGGGGGTAGAAGTATAAACATCAGGAGATCCCACAAACAAATATCGGTACTGCACTGTTTATTCCAACCTAGCTACCAGTGTCACAAGACAAGGGAATCTCAAACCATTCCAGCTCACAGCATTTCACATTGGACACGGAAAAGCTATTCTGATGTATTTCTTTCTTCAGATATCAAAGTCATCATCATACATGCCTCCATCTGAGCCCGCGTCATCAAAATCATCTatatcatcaaaatcagcatcatcatcTTCAGTGACCGGATCCAGCAGATCATCATACACATCAACCTCGAAATCAGATCCAGAGTTAGCACTGACGATGTGTGCGCGGTACTTGAAGTCGGAGATGGAGTCATGAGGAAGCTTCAGATCTCGTATCCTAGCACATTTCGATTTCATGGCATCGTCCATTTGGATGTTGTAGCACTGGCGTATGTCAAGAGATTCAAGGTGAGGGCAACGGTCAAGAATTGCCATGAGTCCATCATTGGTCATGTTGTTACCAATCAGCTGAAGTTCTTGGAGCCCAGGCATGGTGCTAGCGATTCCTAATGCTTCTGTGTCATCATCCATGCCCTCATAGGGTGCAAACTCACTTTGAAGAATAGACCAGCGCTCATTCAATCTGAAGCGTTTAAGTTGTGGGCAGGCTCTGCCAATAGTATCACACACGTTGCCATGCAACGTGCAAAATGTAACTTCAAGCTCCTCGAGCTGAGGTAAACAATTAATTGCCTCTGCAAAACCTTCATTAGAGACATGATGGCACAAGCTGAGTTGGAGACTCTTCAACGAGGGGGCCCTGCATGCAGAGATGGGTAGATCTTGATGAGATTATTGTTTTTAGTCAACCAAAGTAGTCAAGTGTCAGATCCAAGCTGCTTAAGACCATAAAAGGCAGAATAAAAACTTGAACTACAGAAATTACTGAACAGGGTTAAAAAACATACTGAAGTAAATcaattatatataaaaaaatgatTTACAAACCTAATCAGGTGGTAAATTTCAACACACAATTCTAAAAGATTAATGGGGGTAGTTTACTACTGCCTGAGTTAACACACTGCAAATAATCTACATACCACATCTTGCCAAAAGGTTGGAAGAACACAAGGATAATGAACCATAGCTTTAATAGGGATAAGCATTATCTCAGCACAAATGAGAATTAAAAACTGCTGAAGCTGGTAACTGTTGTAAATCAAACTAGGTACCAGATCCAGCACAAATAGTTGATGCAGCAGCAAAAACAAATGATAGGAGATGGTTGAATTTGTGGAACTTGACGCAAACAAAAGTAAATGTCAATTTTGACTACGTTGACTTACAAACAATTGGATAATTACACTAGTACAACCAACACAAGGGTAAGGTTGactatgagaaaaaaaataaccacAGATGAATACTGTCATAGTTGGGCAATAATACAATTGAAGAAGAAAACAGAAAGCAAATGGCAAACAAGGATGACGCCTGAAGTATAGAGCGCTTCCAGGATTAGTTCTTTGGTTAGAAGTTTGTTTACAAGTAGTTGCAATAGGATAGGAGTTTGTTTAGATTACAATGTCAGAGTTGAGTTGGTTTGTATCAGGCTGGGCTATGTTAGCAGATTGTAACTTCATAATGgccaatactccctccgtcccaaaactatgtatctagaaaagccaaaacgacctataagttcgaacggagggagtacaaatcAAGCACTGGGCAGTTACATTACAtggttaatttttttcctttgataGTTGCAAGCTGATTTTAGTTCTAGTAAATGATTATAGACTAATATAAGGCTGCATGGCACAATGAAATTTGTCAAGCCCAGCATTCAACATCAAGCTCTTGTTACACATAATCATTAGACATCATGTAGCAAGAACTATAGTTTTCTTCCTTAAATACTCCAGTTAATTCAGAAATTCTCTAACAAATTCTTAAGAAACCGGAAAATAGGGTGATGAATCTGTAAGTTGTCAAGCTTCTAGATACTCTGAACATCAGAGAAAAATGCAGAACAATAGAATAACTCAAAGGATGCATGAAAATGGTCGGTGAAGTACGTAACAAGAACATACTTCGCCATTAGTGAGAAAGACAGAATAAACTGCAGAAAAGTTCACCAGCTAGTAATGTTGGGATTCAGAGGACACTTCTATTCTTCACGCTTTGAGAGTAGCAAAATATTCAAAGCAGAAACCAGCTACTTATCCCATGGAGTGATTCAAAATTTGTGCAACCCCACTGAAGTGAAGTGTGGAAGCACTATTTGTAAGTAAAAAGAGCCTGATATGTCAAATCCGAAGTTAGCCTACCAACCTTTAGAAGGAACAACATGAACCAGCAACTAGGACAAACACCAATAGTAAAAAAGAGCATAGATGCAATTTAATTACACATCAATCAACTTAGTTGCAGAATCATTGTTCCATTTTCTCAGCCAATGAAGAGAAATTTCTACCATTACATAACATAAACAGTTTGCAAACCATGAGGATCAGAGTGATCAAGCATTTTTGTTTACAATGATCCCATCCAAGGAAATAAGGATTTGAATAGTTTGGACTTAATATGTACAGTGAGTTAATCATAAGGACGAGTCCAACTaggtttcttttattttgttttccctGTAACCAAACAACTCAACCATTTTTAATAGGCCAGTCTTCAAGGAACAATTTGCTAACGTTTAAAACTCAACAGAAAGTTTCTGATAGAAACCATGGACCCTACTAGTTTATTGAAGAATGGATACCGATTTGTTTGAGACATAATTTGTGAAATCTAGAAGTTTCCATGTCAAAGTTCATCAATTCCAATATTCGACCAAATAGAATATGGTTATTGCATCCTGTCTAGTCTCAGAAATCCTGCCCTTCACCCGGGCTGTGTCCAACGAATCTGCTTGCAATTGTCTCACAGTTTGTTTGGAGCAACAAGCCTAGGTCAATAGAGAAAATAATTCAAGTACTAGAGACCAAAGCTACATTTTAAGAATTGCTTTTTTCCATCCAATTTTATTTGGCTACTGAGTTTTAACATTTGGTCTTGTCCTAGCTACATTATCAGGGAAAGACATCATTATCAGATTTGCACCTTTTATTCTGCAAGTGAAAACGATAATTCAGATCTCTTGTTTCAATCTTGGACTGATAATCAGGGATGCCATTTGATCCTACACAATGGAAACTGCGCGTATAAGTATTTCAGGGAAGACCAACATTCTCCAGTCAATGCGACTTGAGGGGAATTGTGTGTTCAACTGAGAAAGCTCTAAGTGTAGGCAGATTGTATATCTCGTCTAGATTGTTTGTGGTAAGCATGCAATTCACAGTGCAAACCACCGATTACCTAGAACAGGTGTCCTCATCGATCATTTCACAAAATTAAATGCAAAAGGAGGAGGTAAAGGCGTAAAGCTGCCCTCTACCTCTGAGAGATGTAGCGCAGGAGGTCGTCGGTGACGAAGTCGTCGGCCCAGAAGGCCTCCATGGTGCCCGCGGCgcggtcgacggcggcgcgcgccatggcctccgcgccgcgcgccgtggCCTCGGCCTCCTCGGTCTCCAGGAGGTCCCCCTGGAGGCACATGTCCACGCGGCGCCACAGCGTGGGGTCCGTGGCCGCGAGCCGGCGCCACGCGCGGCACACCAGCCCGGCCCCCGTCAGAATCTCGGCCACGTCCAGCTTCCCGAACACGGCGGCGAGAGCGTCCGACGGCATCTCCGCCCAGTCGcgggcctcggcctcggcctcagCCATGggcgaagccggcggcggcagcaaggaCATTGGGGAGGGTTAGGGTTTGCGGCAAtgggtgtggccgtgtgggtggaggaggggcggcgatTAACGCCGGGAGTAGGTGGTGAGTGGTATCGGCCACGAAGCGGCGCAGGCGTGTTTCGGATCCATTCACTCTACTCCCCTCCGTCCGCGCTTTGGGGTCATTTTGGGGTCGATGCAGGATACTGATTaagaattaaatataagttaattataaaactaaattATACCgttggaggctaattcgtgagatgaatttattatacttaattagtccatgatttgacaatgtaatgctacaataaccatttactaatgatggattaattagattaatgattcatctcgcgaatttgCTTagagcttctgcaattagttttataattagcttatatttaatcattctaattagtatcgaatataaaatattcgatgtgataagagCTGAACTTTAACCCGAGAATCAAACACGCTCTAAATGTCACCTCACATCCTAAGCGACAGATAGAAAAGACGTGTGCCTTCCCAAGCAACAGACAGAAAAAGGACGGCAGAAACACTCTCACCGGCAGCACAAGGGCGGCACTATGCGGACTGACTTCACCAGGAATGggtttctaaatttatttttgaaaatgaaaTTATTGAGCTTCTGAAACCGAATGACTTTACGGTGCCATGTTTTATTTACTAATTTATCCGCAATTAGCTTCTAGATTCGCTTATAGAACCGAGAATGTAGCTGAAACTCATCGCCTAACAAAATAACAGTGTTCCGTTAAATTCTAGCTAAAATATGAATTCAACTGTGTTATGTCATTTCTCCCATGCTTATTTACGAAAAAGAAGTTTGTTTTTTATTTATGGCTCTATGTCTCTACTACTAAATTCATTTATCTTCCGATTATTGTCGTACCCTAAACAAATGCTAATATTATCATATTGAAGATAGTTGTACGGCTTAGTGTTGCTGCCTTTTAAACTGCAACCTACCTGCTAGAAATGGCGAAGTTACACACTTTGTGGTCAAGGGAAGTGCCAATGATAGGAGATGATAAGAAACCACCAGAGAACAATGGAATGAATTAACCCGAACTTCAATACAGAATGGTATAAATAATTACGCATCAAGGCACCAGAGTAAGTAATGGATCTATATACATAGGTATGGATAAGGAAAGCAAGATAGATTAATATAAGAGACCATTACTTGCCGATAATCAAAGATCTAAAGAACATAAACAAAACAAACGCTACACTCCATTTCGTAGGCACACACGATGGATTGTTACATTTGTGGAGCTTTAAACAATAGATCGAGACAATACTTTTACAATATTAAACAAAATTAAGATCAGGTAGTCGCATCCACCTCATCTCGTAGACGTAGGACGGTATGTCCATAAGACTCATATATAATGTGTGTGTGGTACAATCTCATTGATCAATGCAATAATCGTTTCTTTCTCTCTCGTTCAATTCCAAAAGACAAATAAACGTGCTTGTAGCACCCAAAAGACAAAGCAAGCTCAATTCCAAAAGACAAATAAACGTGCTTGTAGCACCCAAAAGACAAAGCAAACGTGCTTGTAGCGCGATGGTAGATCCGCTTGGTGGAGCGCTACCCACCAGCATTCAAACAATGGTGTCGCATCAGGGTTTTTCCTAAATTAAAGTTCTAATCTACCTCAAGCGCCTATGAGCCACAATAGGATGACAACATGCTCGTGGTTTGCGGAGTCGACTTTGTGAATCTTTTCAACCCACGTCGTTTGTGTATAATTTGCAGGTCTAGCATATATCTTAGAAGGGGCTGTGCATGGATATGGTGTGAGTAAGGTGTGGTATTGTGTTTGGATGTATGTTTAGACATGACATGGCTTggagaaaaattcaaaagacAAAAAAGGTAGCAAATGCAGAAGCTGGAGGCATCGCCCTGTATCACAAAAGCTAAATAGAGAATACACGTTGCAACGACAGAGATATGTTGGATAGATACACACCGGGCCTATTTCTAGGTACTGCATTTCCTCGTAGAAAGCAAAACCCTGGAAACAAGAGTACATGTTCTTTGCACACGACCATCCAGACTCCAGAATAAGAGCTTGATTGGTTGAGTATGTCAAAATATGGGCATGCCATACCAAAACTTAGGTAATAATTCTAGAATAGGACTCGATTGGTGCCAACCAAATGAATGCTAACTTTTATGAGCTTGCCCTAGTTTTGATAGAGCAGATTTTGGGAGCAACCAATCAGACCCTAATCAATCTCCGATCCGTGGACAATACGACTAAAGTAAATAACAAGATATTCCATctcgcaaaaagaaaagaaatattttgGACAGCGGCTAccaaaatttatctttttttgtcGAATTCATCAATAGTATATTTTACGGGAGCTCCTAACCTTGTACGTAGTACTAGCTAAAAACTTCAATCTCGTCGGGATGCATTTAAAAGTATTCGCCAAATGTATCGGATATTCAGAGGCACTAGGCAGCACAGCCTCTCTAAGGTAGGAGCCACGGCCAGCCTCGGCTCAAAGGTAGCGGGCATTCATGGCCTCACGGGGAGATGCCAGAAATGCATCCAGTTAAAACAAACATGAATAGTATGTATACCATACCAGTTAAAGGTCATTAGGCAGCCTAGACTAGGATATAAAGCAGAGGATTATATGAACATTTTGCATGTAATAAGGTACAACTAACGATTTAAAGAGCATAAGAACCTGTTTGGgaagggtgttaaagtttaacacccctttTAACATCTTTTTAACACCTTGGCTCCCAAACACCTGGGTTAAAAGAGtggtgttaaaatttaaaacctctcttttcataaacacatggagggggtgttaaaatgtgccaaaggtgttaaaagtggcccccctccccacttattccctggttgcccctctctctctcctcttctctctcctccgctgcccccATCTTTCTTCCTCGATCTgcgcgtcgcgcgccgccgctgtgcCCGTCACCGCCCGTTCGCGCCGTTCTTGCGCCGGGATgctgcggcaggcggcggcctcgcgcgggcTCAGACGACGCAGTGGGATTCGGCCTCGCGCGGGCTCCTTGCAGATCTGAAGCCCCCCAAGCACCCCGGCCACCAGGGTGGCGGCGCcaaggaggaagaggtggcGAAGCAGGAGGCGTCCGGCGAGTCGGCGGCCGCGTCCAAGGAGTGCAGCGACGTGCGGAGCTCGGCGAGCCTGTGCctctggtggccggcggcggtggagccgcTCCCGCTCCTCTGGCGCCCCTCCTCCGGCCTCCTCTGGCGCCCCAGGAGCGTGGTTGCTACCTCAGCGCCATCGGGTGGCCTAGGAGTAACGAGGAGGCAATATTGTCAATTCCAACATAAGGTGTTAAAAGTTTAACcaaccatccaaacaccccaatatgttaaaatttaacacctcatttgagagtgttaaaagtttaacaccctgttaaactttaacaccccttcccaaacaggccctaagtcaGCGTCAATCAAGTTTAGAGGTGCCAAAAGGTAAAAGatccacctagggtacccctctCCCCCCTCCCAACGTCATACTCACTTCTTCCAGTGTAGGCAGGGCACTGCATTTTTAGCTAAACTTCATGGATCATCCACCTGTGGATATGGTAATCGCATCATAAAGCCAGCAACCTGTGTCATAATGCGACCAAGAGCAAATTCCAAGTTATCGTCATCACTCTCACAATCCTCATCATCCTTTCATTGTCCTCGACATCATCCTCGCAGTCCTCATCATCACACTCACCATCCTCATCGCTGCTTGGATATTCATAATTGGGGAGTGGAGGAGGGGGGTCGATTTGAAATGTGAGGGAGCCTGGCATGGTTGACTCAACAAATGTCTCGTACTCATAGTCCTTGGTTGAATCCTTCGGGAATTTCACGCCCTTTAGCCTTGAACACTTCGCTTTCAACGCTGCATCCACCTCAATGTTGAAGCATTGATGTATGTCAAGGGACTCAAGATGTGGGCACTTGTCAAGGATGTCATAAAGCACATTATTATGGAGCCGATTGGCAAAGAGCTAAAGGCTGCGTAGCTCAGGCATGCTGTTGGATATACCAAGAGCTTGGTAGTTGTCAAGAAACTCATCAAGCTCAATGTTGAGCCACCGATTGTTCAGCCGGAGACGTTTCAGGTGTGGAAATGCACGGCCAATAGCCTCCATTGGAATCTTGAGTATGGAGCGGACAGGGAGGCAACCAGTGAGCTCTAGCTCCTCAAGATTGGGGTTTCTCTTGCCCAGAATAACCAAGTCATTATACCAAAAGTCCATGCAGGTAAGCAAGTGAAGGCTTTTCAAGCAGTTAGTCCTGCAAATTGAATAATAAATCAAGACAAAACAGCATTAACCAACAATATGACAAAGCGTACTTGAATAACTATCGTGAAAATTCCCCAATGAAGCTGAACATGCATCAAATAAAAATAGAAGGGAGAAGATATTATGGTAGGAGTCTAACAATGCAAATAAACACCTGTGCCTAACATAACAAAGAAAATATCTCCATTTGACAAAGCTGTTGACCACCTAGCTTTACCACAAAAGACTGATTAAAATATAGGCAACCTAACAACCAGCATAACTGTATAAGAACTAGACCGAGGTAGCTCTAGTAGACCAAAATCACAACTGTAGATGACAATGTTTCACATGTCATCTAAAGACAAATCACTACTCACTAGCTAGAGTAAGTGTTTTATATGTGTGTAACCTAGCAGCATCGACACAATGTTACTTTCCCTCTGAATCACCAATAAGTGCTGCTCTGAACATTGACATTGGCAATGTAGACACATAACTCAATAACCAAACTGTGTTGTAATATATGATCctaaacaacaacaacatcaacaacatagcctttcagtcccaagcaacactacgggaaagctaaaaattgccgagtgtattttttttgccgagtgttttttttcgagcactaggcaaacaagctcttcgccgagtgccaagccaaaaa contains:
- the LOC101754767 gene encoding putative F-box/LRR-repeat protein 23 yields the protein MSLLPPPASPMAEAEAEARDWAEMPSDALAAVFGKLDVAEILTGAGLVCRAWRRLAATDPTLWRRVDMCLQGDLLETEEAEATARGAEAMARAAVDRAAGTMEAFWADDFVTDDLLRYISQRAPSLKSLQLSLCHHVSNEGFAEAINCLPQLEELEVTFCTLHGNVCDTIGRACPQLKRFRLNERWSILQSEFAPYEGMDDDTEALGIASTMPGLQELQLIGNNMTNDGLMAILDRCPHLESLDIRQCYNIQMDDAMKSKCARIRDLKLPHDSISDFKYRAHIVSANSGSDFEVDVYDDLLDPVTEDDDADFDDIDDFDDAGSDGGMYDDDFDI
- the LOC101754367 gene encoding F-box/kelch-repeat protein OR23 → MASSSSSSGAGRVAGTLALRRGSAAAAAAASLIPGLPDDVAAVILCLLTFPDQSRLRATSRAWRLLLSAASLLPLRRSLRLPRRHLLCLFPTDPSLASPILLDPAAPTAWWPLPPLPCSPQLYGLANFAALAVGRHLYVLGGSCFDARSYPLGHPSPSAAAYRLDLAHSRHYWERLPDMQVPRGSFACAPAPSGDGVIVAGGGSRHPTFPSNGSRTDSTEWYDATARSWRVAASMPRDRAGCVGFVAHGAGDGGEDEFWVMGGYDGYTTLAGVVPNDVYCRNAVALGLWSGKWREIGNMWEEGERRRLGPVAALSADDGRITEVFMLDGNDVFRYDFALNRWLREATMRRMIPNTESCGFVSMNGELYVLRSAKVPVEPSGPWRQLKKKLALEFQVYNPGTKKWRVLTTHPPVHAPIDFRTAALCTVEL